In one window of Methanobrevibacter millerae DNA:
- the rrp42 gene encoding exosome complex protein Rrp42, giving the protein MDIVPEITRESITSLIVNDKREDGRALDEYRDISIETDVISKAEGSARVKLGGTQVIVGIKPQLGSPFPDTPDLGVLMTNCEMLPMADPTFEPGPPSEDSIELARVVDRGIRESELVELDKLCVEEGKHVWMLFIDLHIIDNCGNLFDAAELAVMAALKSTKLPTASIVDDEVVIDEENTFELPINNEVAMCTFVKIGDKMVLDPSLSEERVASARLNVGVTREGRICAMQKGGAHPLTKDDIFAAVNTAISKTKELIEYL; this is encoded by the coding sequence ATGGATATAGTACCGGAAATTACAAGAGAAAGTATTACAAGCCTTATCGTTAACGACAAAAGGGAAGACGGCAGGGCACTTGACGAATATAGGGATATTTCTATTGAAACTGATGTTATTTCTAAAGCTGAAGGTTCTGCAAGAGTAAAATTGGGCGGAACTCAAGTTATTGTTGGTATTAAACCACAACTCGGAAGTCCATTCCCTGACACTCCTGATCTTGGAGTATTAATGACCAATTGTGAAATGTTGCCAATGGCTGATCCGACCTTTGAGCCTGGACCACCTAGTGAAGATTCAATCGAACTTGCACGTGTCGTTGACAGGGGAATCCGTGAAAGCGAACTGGTCGAACTGGACAAGCTCTGTGTAGAGGAAGGCAAACATGTATGGATGTTATTCATAGACTTGCACATTATCGACAACTGCGGAAATCTCTTTGATGCCGCTGAACTTGCAGTAATGGCTGCTCTTAAAAGCACTAAATTGCCTACCGCAAGCATTGTCGACGATGAGGTTGTCATTGATGAGGAAAATACCTTTGAATTACCAATCAATAATGAAGTTGCAATGTGCACTTTCGTTAAAATTGGTGACAAAATGGTTTTAGACCCATCATTATCCGAAGAACGTGTTGCAAGCGCCCGTTTGAATGTCGGCGTTACCCGCGAAGGCAGAATCTGTGCCATGCAGAAAGGCGGAGCACACCCATTAACCAAAGACGACATTTTTGCAGCTGTAAATACTGCAATTTCAAAAACTAAAGAATTAATTGAATATCTATAA
- a CDS encoding ribosome assembly factor SBDS, translated as MVNVDEAIIAKYDYSGEHFEILVDPDLAAEYRNPDGEDVAIEDLLAVEEIFKDSKKGDKASDEAMNKIFETTDPIEVSKIILEKGTVQLTADQKRKMQDDKRKLVINKIAKEAINPQNGLPHPVQRIENACDEAKVKFDPFISVDQQVQTALKAIKPLIPIKFEKVKVAVRLPGSAAGGAYSVINGFGTIINEEWQQDGSWIGIIEMPGGLQNNFAAKMAEISGGEAETRTIK; from the coding sequence ATGGTAAATGTTGATGAGGCAATAATAGCTAAATACGATTATAGTGGTGAACATTTCGAGATATTGGTTGACCCTGATTTGGCAGCCGAATACAGAAATCCTGATGGAGAGGATGTTGCCATTGAAGATCTTTTAGCTGTTGAAGAAATTTTCAAAGACTCCAAAAAGGGAGACAAGGCTTCCGATGAAGCCATGAATAAGATATTTGAAACTACAGATCCTATTGAAGTTTCCAAAATCATCCTCGAAAAGGGGACCGTCCAATTGACTGCAGACCAGAAGAGAAAGATGCAGGACGATAAAAGGAAACTTGTAATCAATAAGATAGCTAAAGAGGCTATCAATCCTCAAAACGGATTACCTCATCCTGTACAGAGAATAGAAAATGCATGTGATGAGGCAAAAGTGAAATTCGATCCGTTCATTTCCGTAGACCAGCAGGTTCAGACTGCCCTTAAAGCCATCAAGCCGCTAATTCCAATCAAATTCGAGAAAGTTAAAGTGGCTGTTCGTTTACCGGGTTCCGCTGCAGGCGGTGCCTATTCCGTTATCAACGGTTTCGGTACAATAATTAATGAAGAATGGCAGCAGGACGGCTCATGGATTGGAATAATCGAAATGCCTGGCGGTCTTCAGAATAACTTCGCTGCCAAAATGGCTGAAATCTCAGGCGGTGAAGCGGAGACAAGAACTATCAAATAA
- the rrp41 gene encoding exosome complex exonuclease Rrp41: MSEMIREDGRKYNELRPIKIEAGVLERADGSAYLEVGGNKILVAVYGPRESYIRRLLEPNTGVIRCRYNMAPFSVDDRKRPGPDRRSSEISKITADALRPALMLENYPRSMVDVYIEVIEAEGGTRCAGITAASVALVDAGVPMKDIVVGCAAGKVNDEVVLDLSEVEDKEGQADVPIAMMPRTGEITLLQSDGDLSEEEFQKAIDLAMEGCKKVSELQKEALMKRYSTE, translated from the coding sequence ATGTCTGAGATGATTAGAGAAGATGGTAGGAAGTACAATGAATTACGTCCTATAAAAATTGAAGCAGGCGTTCTTGAACGTGCTGACGGTTCTGCTTACCTTGAAGTAGGTGGAAATAAAATTTTAGTCGCTGTTTATGGGCCTAGAGAATCATATATTAGAAGATTGCTTGAACCGAATACCGGTGTAATTAGATGCAGATACAATATGGCACCGTTTTCAGTGGATGACAGAAAAAGGCCTGGTCCTGACAGAAGGTCTTCTGAAATTTCAAAAATCACCGCTGATGCGTTAAGGCCAGCATTAATGTTGGAAAATTACCCACGTTCAATGGTTGACGTTTATATTGAAGTAATCGAAGCAGAAGGTGGAACCCGTTGTGCAGGAATCACTGCAGCTTCCGTTGCACTTGTTGACGCAGGAGTTCCTATGAAGGACATTGTTGTGGGATGTGCAGCAGGTAAAGTTAACGATGAAGTTGTTCTGGATTTATCCGAAGTTGAAGATAAGGAAGGTCAAGCAGATGTTCCTATCGCAATGATGCCAAGAACCGGTGAAATTACCTTGCTTCAAAGTGATGGGGATTTATCCGAAGAAGAATTCCAAAAAGCTATTGATTTGGCTATGGAAGGATGTAAGAAAGTTAGTGAGCTTCAAAAAGAAGCATTAATGAAAAGATACTCTACAGAATAG